Proteins from a genomic interval of Sporolactobacillus sp. Y61:
- the leuC gene encoding 3-isopropylmalate dehydratase large subunit: protein MRSQTLATKIWEKHLVYREEGAPDLLYIDLHLLHEVTSPQAFEGLRINHRVPRRPELTFATVDHNVPTTGNRETKDPFSGAQIRTLEKNCRDFGIKLADIHSPNQGIVHVIGPQLGLTQPGKTIVCGDSHTSTHGAFGALAFGIGTSEVEHVLATQTIWQSRPKTMQIKVNGRLGIGAGAKDLILAIIAKYGIAVGTGYIVEYTGEAIHQLSMEERMTVCNMSIEAGARAGLISPDQTTVDYLRNRPFVPKGEAFEKAAKDWLALATDEGAEYDRTIEIDAGKIRPQVTWGTNPSMGASIDDVVPDPASFTTEEKRDAARRALSYMGLQPGTPIRDIPIDVVFIGSCTNSRFSDLRQAAEVVRGHHVHQGVRALVVPGSQEIKKQAEEAGLDQIFIDAGFEWRQSGCSMCLAMNDDVVPAGKRCASTSNRNFEGRQGAGSRTHLVSPAMAAAAAIAGHFADVREFAGVR from the coding sequence ATGAGGTCGCAAACGCTTGCCACGAAAATCTGGGAAAAACATCTGGTCTACAGAGAGGAAGGAGCACCTGATCTGCTGTATATCGACCTTCATCTGCTGCACGAGGTCACCTCGCCTCAGGCCTTTGAAGGATTACGGATCAATCACCGGGTCCCGCGACGTCCGGAACTGACTTTTGCTACCGTCGACCATAACGTGCCGACGACCGGCAACCGGGAAACAAAAGACCCGTTCTCAGGCGCGCAGATCCGCACGCTTGAGAAAAACTGCCGCGATTTCGGCATTAAGCTGGCGGACATTCACAGTCCAAATCAGGGGATTGTCCATGTCATCGGTCCGCAGCTTGGACTGACTCAGCCGGGAAAAACGATTGTCTGCGGTGACAGCCACACCTCGACACATGGCGCTTTTGGTGCCCTTGCTTTTGGCATTGGAACGAGCGAAGTGGAGCATGTGCTTGCCACACAGACGATCTGGCAGAGTCGCCCGAAAACCATGCAGATCAAAGTCAATGGCCGGCTGGGAATCGGCGCCGGCGCGAAGGATCTGATTCTGGCTATTATCGCAAAGTATGGTATCGCTGTTGGGACCGGCTACATTGTAGAATATACCGGTGAAGCGATTCACCAGCTGTCTATGGAAGAGCGGATGACCGTCTGCAACATGTCGATCGAAGCCGGGGCACGTGCCGGTCTGATCAGCCCCGATCAGACCACCGTCGATTATCTGCGGAACCGGCCTTTTGTACCGAAAGGGGAAGCCTTTGAAAAAGCAGCGAAGGACTGGCTTGCGCTGGCGACGGATGAAGGCGCGGAATATGACAGGACCATAGAAATTGATGCAGGCAAAATCAGGCCACAGGTTACCTGGGGAACCAATCCGTCAATGGGGGCTTCGATTGATGATGTCGTGCCTGATCCGGCATCATTTACTACGGAAGAAAAAAGGGATGCCGCCAGGAGGGCGCTTTCCTACATGGGCCTTCAGCCGGGCACGCCGATCCGGGATATTCCGATTGATGTCGTTTTTATCGGTTCGTGCACCAACTCCCGTTTCAGCGATCTTCGCCAGGCGGCGGAGGTGGTGCGCGGGCATCACGTGCATCAGGGCGTGCGTGCGCTTGTCGTTCCCGGATCTCAGGAAATCAAGAAGCAGGCCGAAGAGGCGGGACTGGATCAGATCTTTATTGACGCAGGATTCGAGTGGCGCCAGTCCGGATGCAGCATGTGCCTGGCGATGAACGACGATGTGGTTCCGGCGGGGAAGCGCTGTGCGTCAACATCGAACCGGAACTTTGAAGGACGTCAGGGTGCCGGATCGCGGACCCACTTGGTCAGCCCGGCCATGGCCGCAGCGGCAGCGATTGCCGGTCATTTTGCCGATGTCCGGGAATTTGCAGGAGTCAGATAA
- the leuB gene encoding 3-isopropylmalate dehydrogenase has translation MTKTITVLPGDGIGPEVTDAAVRVLKHIFDHSRTDVRFVEKRIGGAAIEADGTPLPQETIAQCRKSNAVLLGAVGGPKWAGMAAKMRPEQGLLGIRKALGLFANIRPARTFAPLIDASPLKASRVAGVDFVIVRELTGGLYFGKPSERRGPNHEQVVDTLAYSADEIERVVETAFQMAEKRRRKLTSVDKANVLESSRMWREIVNRVAKRHPDVAVTHALVDSTAMQLIACPAQFDVIVTENMFGDILSDEASMITGSLGMLPSASLRTDQLGLYEPVHGSAPDIAGRGVANPLATILSAAFLLRYSLDRAHEAGQIERAVDTVLARGYHTPDLKISGEALDTAGMTDQVITALDEAFTKEKGEMEA, from the coding sequence ATGACAAAAACCATTACCGTTCTGCCCGGTGACGGGATCGGTCCGGAAGTCACGGACGCGGCAGTCCGGGTGCTGAAACACATTTTTGATCACAGCAGGACCGACGTGCGTTTTGTGGAAAAGCGGATTGGCGGCGCAGCGATTGAGGCCGACGGGACCCCGCTGCCGCAGGAAACCATCGCGCAGTGCCGGAAGAGCAATGCCGTCCTGCTTGGCGCGGTCGGCGGACCGAAATGGGCCGGCATGGCAGCGAAAATGCGCCCGGAACAGGGCCTGCTCGGCATCCGCAAGGCACTGGGGCTGTTTGCCAATATCCGGCCGGCCAGAACCTTTGCTCCGCTGATTGATGCATCCCCTTTGAAAGCTTCCCGTGTCGCCGGCGTGGATTTTGTGATTGTCCGCGAACTGACGGGCGGATTGTATTTCGGAAAACCCAGCGAACGCCGCGGCCCAAACCATGAACAGGTGGTTGATACATTGGCCTACAGTGCAGATGAGATCGAACGGGTGGTCGAAACAGCGTTTCAGATGGCGGAAAAAAGGCGAAGGAAACTGACTTCGGTCGATAAGGCGAATGTCCTCGAATCTAGCCGGATGTGGCGGGAAATCGTCAATCGGGTCGCAAAGAGGCATCCGGATGTCGCCGTCACCCATGCCCTTGTCGACTCCACAGCGATGCAGCTGATTGCCTGTCCCGCACAGTTTGATGTCATCGTTACGGAGAACATGTTCGGCGACATTTTAAGTGATGAAGCTTCGATGATTACCGGTTCGCTGGGCATGCTGCCGTCGGCGAGCCTGCGTACGGATCAGCTCGGACTCTATGAACCGGTTCATGGATCGGCTCCGGACATCGCCGGGCGCGGGGTGGCGAACCCGCTCGCAACTATCTTGTCAGCCGCTTTCCTGCTGCGGTACTCACTGGACAGGGCGCATGAAGCCGGTCAGATTGAACGCGCGGTGGATACCGTACTGGCACGCGGTTATCATACACCGGATCTGAAAATCAGCGGTGAGGCGCTTGATACTGCGGGGATGACGGATCAGGTCATCACCGCGCTGGATGAGGCATTCACGAAAGAGAAGGGGGAAATGGAAGCATGA
- a CDS encoding 4Fe-4S cluster-binding domain-containing protein yields MDVLVDGPFELDKRNLKLKLRGSENQRVINMKKTIQADKIVLQLH; encoded by the coding sequence ATTGATGTCCTGGTTGACGGTCCTTTTGAATTAGACAAACGAAATTTGAAACTGAAACTTCGCGGATCGGAAAACCAGCGGGTCATTAACATGAAAAAAACCATACAGGCAGACAAAATAGTTCTACAGTTACATTAA
- a CDS encoding 2-isopropylmalate synthase: MEKVEIYDTTLRDGEQSPGCSLTHDEKMRVAKQLERLGVDVIEAGFPASSPDDFKAVQAIAGAARHSTVTGLARCVRRDIDACREALKNTENPRIHVFIATSPVHMASKLKKKPEEVIDMAVESVKYAGRFFPQIEFSAEDASRSDPAFLAKVVDAAIRAGATVINLPDTVGYATPEEFGGMFRYIRDHVSASDRVRFSCHCHNDLGMATANTLAAVEAGARQVECTVNGVGERAGNVALEEVGVALHVRRDVFHTDTRLNLKEITRTSRLVSKLMHSPVQANKAIVGANAFAHEAGIHQDGVLKNPKTYEIMSPSMIGLDRTRLVLGKHSGRHALVEKAEELGIHIPAEQVNTCFKAFKELADRKKTVSDTDLIDLFRGGRSTASM; this comes from the coding sequence ATGGAAAAGGTTGAAATTTACGACACGACGCTCCGTGACGGGGAACAGTCACCGGGCTGCAGTCTGACACACGATGAAAAAATGCGGGTGGCAAAACAGCTGGAACGGCTCGGTGTCGATGTGATTGAAGCCGGGTTCCCTGCTTCATCTCCGGACGATTTCAAAGCCGTTCAGGCGATTGCAGGTGCTGCCAGGCACAGTACGGTAACGGGCCTCGCCCGATGCGTCAGGCGGGATATTGATGCATGCCGGGAAGCACTGAAAAACACAGAGAACCCGCGCATTCATGTATTTATCGCGACGTCTCCGGTTCATATGGCCAGTAAACTGAAAAAGAAGCCGGAAGAAGTGATTGACATGGCTGTTGAATCGGTGAAATACGCCGGCCGCTTTTTCCCGCAGATTGAATTCTCGGCGGAGGACGCCTCCCGGAGTGATCCGGCCTTTCTCGCAAAAGTGGTGGACGCGGCAATCCGCGCCGGTGCGACGGTGATTAATCTGCCGGATACGGTGGGCTACGCCACACCTGAGGAATTCGGCGGGATGTTCCGGTATATCAGAGATCATGTTTCAGCAAGCGACCGAGTGCGCTTCTCCTGCCACTGCCATAACGATCTTGGCATGGCGACGGCAAATACGCTGGCAGCGGTAGAAGCCGGTGCCCGTCAGGTGGAATGTACGGTGAATGGTGTAGGTGAGCGCGCGGGCAATGTAGCTCTGGAAGAAGTCGGTGTCGCTCTTCATGTACGCAGGGATGTGTTCCATACAGATACCCGACTGAATCTGAAAGAAATCACGCGGACGAGCCGTCTGGTCAGTAAGCTGATGCACAGTCCGGTGCAGGCAAATAAGGCGATTGTCGGCGCCAATGCCTTCGCCCATGAAGCCGGCATCCATCAGGACGGGGTACTGAAAAATCCGAAAACCTATGAGATTATGTCACCCTCAATGATTGGTCTCGACCGGACGCGGCTTGTTCTTGGCAAACATTCGGGCCGGCATGCGCTTGTGGAAAAGGCGGAGGAGCTTGGCATTCACATTCCGGCGGAACAGGTCAACACCTGCTTCAAAGCATTTAAGGAACTGGCGGACAGGAAGAAAACCGTATCGGATACCGATCTCATAGACCTGTTCCGGGGCGGACGTTCGACCGCTTCCATGTGA
- a CDS encoding bile acid:sodium symporter family protein, protein MRWVVSAGHFLGRYFALFVLAAAVVSYFQPGLITWVLPYVSYLLGIIMFGMGMTLKRSDFAAVFKRPKDVIVGVCAHYLIMPLVAFGLCYIFQLPGPVAVGVILVGCCPSGTASNVMCYLAKGDVALGVSIGAVSTFIAPVMLPLLLWLLAGRWVSIPAASLFLSVVEIVIIPIVLGVLVNTFFGNKVQQVTQALPLVSTVSIILIAGGVVAANNTRLFAVGTLVLIPVIILHNLLGFGLGFLFSRLLGMNHAKSRAITFEVGMQNSALGVTLAMAFFTPVAAIPGTLFSVWHNMSGSLLASWWAGKKTADGKKSAVHTTPTAAN, encoded by the coding sequence TTGAGATGGGTTGTTTCTGCCGGACATTTTCTGGGACGATACTTTGCCTTGTTTGTTCTGGCTGCTGCTGTTGTCAGTTATTTTCAGCCCGGGCTGATTACCTGGGTCCTCCCTTATGTTTCTTATTTACTGGGTATCATTATGTTCGGGATGGGTATGACTCTGAAACGTTCTGACTTCGCCGCCGTTTTCAAACGGCCGAAAGATGTCATCGTCGGGGTCTGTGCCCACTACCTGATCATGCCGCTGGTCGCATTCGGATTATGCTACATTTTTCAACTGCCGGGTCCTGTCGCGGTCGGCGTGATTCTCGTCGGCTGCTGTCCAAGCGGTACCGCATCCAATGTCATGTGCTACCTGGCCAAAGGAGATGTTGCGCTCGGCGTTTCGATCGGCGCTGTCTCAACATTTATCGCACCGGTCATGCTGCCGCTTCTGCTCTGGCTGCTTGCCGGGCGCTGGGTCAGCATCCCGGCTGCATCGCTGTTCCTCAGTGTCGTGGAAATCGTTATCATTCCCATTGTCCTCGGAGTGCTGGTCAATACGTTCTTCGGCAATAAAGTTCAGCAGGTCACCCAAGCCCTGCCGCTGGTGTCAACCGTATCGATCATCCTGATTGCCGGCGGTGTCGTCGCTGCCAACAACACCCGACTTTTTGCCGTCGGCACGCTTGTTCTGATTCCGGTTATTATCCTGCATAATCTGCTGGGGTTTGGTCTGGGCTTTCTGTTCAGCCGGCTGCTCGGCATGAATCATGCGAAAAGCCGTGCGATTACATTCGAAGTCGGCATGCAGAACTCGGCTCTGGGCGTCACCCTGGCGATGGCTTTCTTCACGCCGGTTGCAGCCATACCCGGAACTCTGTTCAGCGTCTGGCACAACATGTCCGGCTCGCTTCTTGCATCCTGGTGGGCAGGTAAGAAAACCGCCGATGGGAAAAAATCGGCGGTTCACACCACACCCACTGCAGCAAACTGA
- a CDS encoding beta-glucoside-specific PTS transporter subunit IIABC encodes MSKVDYARLADDIVANVGGKDNVTSLVHCATRLRFRLKDHAKANKEALEELPLVLSAVSAGGQYQVVIGDKVVPVFDAIMDKYHFKASDSDTATTAESENGSGSDTPQKKESPFEKFIAVLSGIFTPFISVLAGAGVMKGLAILISTFHWLPLNSPIYIIINTLASGILTLLPIFIAITAADKFNTNRYIAVALACAMIYPLTDRAIPEVAHLGSYAVEFKTYGGAVIPTILAIWLESYVERWFKKHLPAVTQLVFVPFLTLIVAGLLTFLIIGPLGNLLGQGLANGYRFLYDLSPAIAGGILGGTWQIFVIFGLHWGILPLSIVNIDTYGFDTLLAVMFVTVYAQFGAVTGAAFRAKKAKNKGIAFSAAVSGFFGITEPAIYGINLKYKKAFIFGLIGGAVGGVIVGLTGIRVFQYSPIMNIFELPLFVGPNSSMWLGLLAACVAWLVSFLLTVLFGFNESNSEKLFAGVTSGKKSLTEKKSAAVAAKLGDADREAAAADTEGPSVDTTGLQLADTVYSPLGGQAVPLKRVSDPVFSSEAMGKGVGIIPSEGKVVSPVDGEVTVAYPTGHAWGIKSDNGAEALIHIGINTVKLNGKYFEPKVKNGTKVHKGDLLVTFEPDKIKEAGYDTTTMVIITNTNTYAAVAPIYGNTSAGDESIKLYKK; translated from the coding sequence ATGAGCAAAGTAGATTACGCCCGGCTTGCGGATGATATTGTGGCCAATGTCGGGGGTAAAGATAATGTGACTTCTCTGGTTCACTGTGCGACACGGCTCAGGTTCAGACTGAAGGATCATGCTAAAGCAAATAAGGAAGCACTTGAAGAGTTACCGCTGGTCCTGTCGGCAGTGAGTGCCGGCGGTCAGTACCAGGTCGTCATCGGAGACAAGGTGGTTCCTGTATTTGATGCCATTATGGACAAGTACCATTTCAAGGCCAGTGACAGTGATACAGCAACAACCGCCGAAAGTGAAAACGGCTCTGGTTCGGATACACCGCAGAAGAAAGAAAGTCCGTTTGAAAAGTTTATTGCCGTTTTATCCGGCATTTTTACACCATTTATTTCTGTTCTGGCCGGTGCGGGCGTCATGAAGGGACTTGCCATTCTCATTTCTACCTTTCACTGGCTGCCCCTCAACTCGCCCATTTACATCATCATTAACACACTTGCCAGCGGGATTCTGACGCTGCTGCCTATTTTCATTGCTATCACGGCTGCAGATAAATTCAACACGAATCGCTATATTGCTGTTGCGCTCGCCTGCGCGATGATCTATCCGCTGACCGACCGGGCGATTCCGGAGGTGGCCCATCTCGGTAGTTATGCAGTTGAATTTAAAACCTATGGCGGGGCTGTCATCCCGACAATCCTTGCAATCTGGCTTGAAAGCTACGTCGAGCGCTGGTTTAAAAAACATCTTCCGGCGGTCACCCAGCTGGTCTTTGTCCCGTTTCTGACGTTGATCGTTGCCGGTCTTCTGACTTTCCTGATCATTGGACCGCTTGGTAACCTGCTCGGTCAGGGTCTGGCCAATGGTTACAGATTTCTGTATGACCTGAGCCCGGCGATTGCCGGCGGGATTCTCGGCGGGACCTGGCAGATCTTTGTCATCTTCGGTCTGCACTGGGGCATTCTGCCGCTGTCCATCGTGAATATTGATACCTATGGATTTGATACCCTGCTTGCCGTGATGTTCGTCACTGTTTATGCCCAGTTTGGTGCCGTTACCGGAGCGGCTTTCCGGGCGAAAAAAGCGAAAAACAAGGGTATCGCTTTTTCCGCGGCCGTCAGCGGGTTCTTCGGGATTACGGAACCGGCCATCTACGGGATCAACCTGAAGTATAAAAAAGCCTTTATTTTCGGCCTGATCGGCGGAGCAGTCGGCGGCGTGATTGTTGGCCTTACCGGAATCCGGGTCTTTCAGTATTCGCCAATTATGAATATCTTTGAGCTGCCGCTTTTCGTTGGTCCGAATTCCAGCATGTGGCTCGGTCTTCTGGCTGCTTGTGTAGCCTGGCTGGTTTCGTTTTTACTCACTGTTTTGTTTGGATTTAATGAAAGCAATTCAGAGAAGCTTTTTGCCGGAGTGACTTCCGGGAAAAAGAGCCTGACCGAGAAAAAATCGGCTGCTGTTGCCGCAAAGCTTGGCGACGCAGATCGTGAAGCAGCTGCTGCTGATACGGAAGGACCGTCTGTCGACACAACCGGATTGCAGCTTGCAGATACGGTTTACAGTCCTCTGGGCGGTCAGGCCGTTCCGCTCAAGCGTGTGAGCGATCCGGTATTCAGCTCTGAGGCGATGGGCAAGGGCGTCGGCATCATCCCGTCCGAGGGAAAAGTAGTCTCCCCGGTTGACGGAGAAGTGACCGTCGCCTATCCGACCGGCCATGCCTGGGGGATCAAATCGGATAACGGCGCTGAAGCCCTGATTCACATTGGTATTAATACCGTGAAGCTGAATGGCAAATATTTCGAGCCGAAAGTGAAGAACGGCACGAAAGTGCATAAAGGTGATCTTCTGGTCACTTTCGAACCCGATAAAATTAAAGAAGCCGGATATGATACCACAACGATGGTTATCATCACGAATACAAACACCTATGCCGCAGTGGCTCCGATATACGGGAACACGTCGGCCGGTGATGAATCGATCAAACTGTATAAAAAATAA
- the leuD gene encoding 3-isopropylmalate dehydratase small subunit, whose translation MEPFQTFEGLVCPMDRPNVDTDQIIPKQFLKRVERQGFGKFLFYNWRFDKEGRKNPDFILNQPKYADTSILVARDNFGCGSSREHAPWALQDYGFKVIIAPSFADIFYNNCQKNGILAVTLAPDLVDRLIKAAEQRTLFLTVNLGQQSITGGDFAVNFSIDPYQKEMLLKGMDEIAVTLTHEDAIAAYEKKVI comes from the coding sequence ATGGAACCATTTCAGACTTTTGAAGGGCTCGTCTGTCCGATGGACCGTCCGAATGTCGATACCGATCAGATTATTCCAAAGCAATTTCTGAAACGGGTGGAGCGCCAGGGCTTTGGCAAGTTTCTGTTTTACAACTGGCGTTTTGATAAAGAGGGACGGAAAAATCCTGATTTTATCCTGAATCAGCCGAAATACGCCGACACGTCAATCCTCGTTGCCCGCGACAATTTTGGCTGCGGCTCGTCACGGGAACATGCGCCGTGGGCTTTACAGGATTACGGTTTTAAAGTGATTATCGCGCCGAGTTTTGCCGATATCTTTTACAACAACTGTCAGAAGAACGGAATCCTTGCTGTGACCCTGGCGCCCGATCTGGTCGACCGGCTGATTAAAGCCGCTGAGCAGCGCACATTATTCTTGACTGTGAATCTCGGGCAGCAGTCGATCACGGGCGGCGACTTTGCCGTGAACTTCAGCATAGATCCTTACCAGAAGGAGATGCTGCTCAAAGGAATGGACGAGATCGCTGTCACTTTGACACACGAAGACGCGATTGCTGCTTATGAAAAAAAAGTCATATGA
- a CDS encoding OsmC family protein, with amino-acid sequence MVLKTFKATVNRKNGLAVEAVTRNFKINIDEPKELGGTNTGMNPVELLLNSLGACQAIALTTFAKKYGVHLEHIRVELEGDLDTEGFLGKADVRPGFQDIRLKLYLKTDTAEDKVNKLIDYVQSHCPVADSIGRSVKIEPPKIAVEK; translated from the coding sequence ATGGTACTGAAAACTTTCAAAGCTACAGTTAATCGAAAGAATGGTTTAGCTGTAGAAGCTGTCACGAGAAATTTCAAAATTAATATTGATGAGCCAAAAGAACTCGGAGGAACAAATACGGGTATGAATCCCGTTGAACTTCTGTTGAACAGTTTAGGAGCATGCCAGGCCATAGCACTTACGACATTCGCAAAAAAATATGGCGTCCATCTTGAACATATTCGAGTAGAACTGGAAGGGGATCTTGATACAGAAGGGTTCCTGGGCAAGGCTGATGTCAGGCCCGGCTTTCAGGACATCCGGCTTAAACTATACCTTAAGACAGATACCGCAGAGGATAAGGTCAACAAATTGATTGATTACGTCCAAAGTCATTGCCCTGTTGCTGACAGTATTGGACGTAGTGTAAAAATAGAACCCC